The nucleotide window tttaaagtctttgataatTAATGGGACCTATAATTAATGTTAAAGCCGAAATAAACTGTCGATCTCACACTTTGTTGTtggccacgatatggctgtaaaattgtcgaagtggcgttaagccataatcattcacacTTTGTTGTTGGCCACGCACGATATGGCTGTAAagttgccgatgtggcgtaaagccataatcattcacacCTTGTTGCACAGGTCCCACgcgaactacatgtatttccactcAATAACAAACTTCATTTTGATCgttggcgttaagccataatcattcactcttTGTTGTtggccacgatatggctgtaaaattgccgatgtggctttaagccataatcattcacacTTTGTTGTTGGCCACGATATGGTTgtaaaattgccgatgtggcgtaaagccataatcattcacacCTTGTTGCGTCCTACacgaactacatgtatttccactcAATAACAAACTTCACTTTGATCGAAATCGGTAACACAGTTTGGTATTCTGTCTTAAATCTGACAGACAGAATCATTCAGGATTATAAGAATGGTAgtgggatgggggtgggggcaCTATTCGAAtcatttttgagaaaaaagGTTTTCCAATACAGATCgcttttaaaatttacattgaaCGGTTGTgcaaaaaatttcacttttatcaagttttgaaataaaatgcgtgagttcaagtctaccACACACTGGCTTCTTCATTGttcgtacgttggaaggtctatCAGAAAACTGTTGATGTCCATCGGTTTCCCCCGCCATCGTGTAAGCGACGTACaataccagtgaaataaatttataaggGATGTGACCTATATAAACTGGTGGATGACCTTACGAGCCGCTATACAATGCAGACAGCCTGCACAGTGGAGTACAACGTGATGCAGGGGGCGTTCATATGACCAAATCGCTGATGATATTGGCCGATTAAAACCAAGAAATCTGATACTATCACATGGTGACTATCCGTATAGGCATGTTTACTGTGATATACTGATATAGATATAGTGGTTGGTACAATCTGCTATCACTCAGTGTTGATGGGTTGATTTTCAGATTGCCTTATCAGCAAGGCGGTTATGCAGTGCATATGTATTTATGATACATACTGGTCCGTATTTAAGTTGTGAAAATGTCCCCTTTACAGAAACTGGTTCAACCTTCACGGGACAAGAAATACAGTATAAAGTaggcataaatttaatgttaatgacaaatataaaagactacagcaatCCTCGTATACTGTGATACTGTGATTGTTGTCGGTCTCACATAATCCCTAAAATCaaatctcttgtcaatttacgcTATCAGGCACTGTCCACGTGAAAATGTTCCAACACCgatgtgattgttttaatgaagTGCACGAACCTAGATGTTTATACTGGTGAATACATCGATTAAATGTGGGGAAAACACCCCATTCAGAATATGGAGCTTTGTGGCATTAGAATGTTAATGTTTGCGAGTTGTTGTTTCCACGCATAGAAAAAGAATAACTGAGTGTTTATTTGTGACGAATGAataacaaaagcaaaacaacaaattttgaGACTGAATGGTATATTGAACTCGTTATATCTCGTTATCTCTGCCATATAAAAAATCAATTTAGGCCTATAGGCATCGGCCGCAcaatatgttaaaataatacatggaaatatatttatatgaagCGAGACGTTATAACCAGCATACAGATGCCTACTGAGACTCCCTCGATGCGCCGTGGATGTGCTCTTTGACCTGAATATAGGTCATGTGACAAGGAAGCACGTGCGTTGTGTAGTCAACTAAATTATACAGTCATATGAGCGAATGACTTGGCGTTATGTCTAATGTATAAGTTTATACCCGGCAAATTGGTACATTGAAGGAAGACATGCTGGCTAGCTGGCTATATAAGTCAACGCTAGGTAGGTGAggacacatgtatgtaaccgTGTCAATGAGGCTGCCTATGTGCCATCTTAGATATGTTCTACTGAACATGCATAAACTACATGTGTGAAGCTGAGAACATTAAGCTATTCCTCTTTGTGACAATCATCGCTGATGGATGTGTGGAAGAATGCATATCGAAAAATTACTTTCCAGTTATGAGCTTTCCTTATCATTAACTGCCAAAGATAAGCTTTCATCTACAACTTTACCTCGCGTCTACAATTGCTATTAAAGGCCGCGTCAAATTAATTAGTGGCATCATAAGGTATTAATAGTGACATCTATAAACAATGGCTCACGTCAGAAGCGGAACGAATGGCAAAGGCGTTCACCCTGCTTTGAAAGGCGTATCGACGTCTATGCAAACGACCGAGGACGGACTCGTACAATGGAACCAAAACTACCAGGTCTCAGCGTCCAGGCAGATTCTACCCTTGCCAAAAGAAATGATTCCACCCCCGCCGCCGCTGACGAGCGTCAAGGCTTTGTGTTGTCACATTCCGTTACGCTTCCTCAACTCCATCTTAGCCATCCTCACTGTTGTCTGCAACGTGGCCATGAACGTAACGTTGCCCATTTACGCCGACGCCATGATCAAAGCTGGCGGTGACGTTTTCGACGCTCTAGTCTTGGCGGGAGTATTTTTTCCTGTTATCTTTTTCGCCTTTCTTCTCGCCAGCAAACTGTTCTGTGACAGGACACAGAAACTGTTGCCCATTGGCAGTTTTAAAGTGGCGATTTTGGTCGGCTTCTTGACGGCCATGAATGGAGTTTTGGTCGTCTTCGCAAGCCCTGCCGAGAGGACACCTCCGTATCTACAAGGTATACTGGCAACCACACTCGTGCCGTTCACCGTTTTCTTCCGGTATCTGGTACTACGGAAAGGTAAGTCTGTGCACGACTGATTTCATTGTTTTGGGCGATTTACGTGTGTTTCAGCATCGCTgcctagtgctgcctcactactGTAGTCATACCGAAGACTCTAGATTTGGCATCTTGTATACCCATTCAGTCGATTTTCTTACctggttgttgtttatttaagTGCCATAATGAGTGGTTGATAGAAATGAATACCATCCAGGGTGGGTGCaaatgtaggccctatataccGCTGTCGACATATACGTCTAACTAATTGAATTGTCGCCCCTTGCGAAATAATTCCGAGATCAGTTTCTGTACAACCAATACAATTTTGTTTATTATGTTTGCCATGGCCCTATTTTGGTGACCAAAGAAAAAGCGACCACAGCAAATGTAAGCCCATTAATTTCGGTTGCTTCGACCAAATGTAATGGTTACTTTGACCCTGTTCTGGCGACCATTATAATGCAACCACTATGGTTAGCCCTTTAATGTTTGGTCGCCCCATTATTTGGTTGGAAGCGCCTGTACGAAAATTTGTTGTTCGAATTGACCAGATCCTTCTAATAGTGTTGTATAAAGATGTTCCTGTATTAGTTACTGACACTGTTTCGCCTCCTACATGTTATATTGATACACTCAATATAACATGATGTATATTAGTACATCATGAACGTACCAAAAAGCAATCACGTTATACAATATTTTTACTGTCTGTGTCATAGCAATAGTTAAGTGCGTGTACGAAGGGAAATGCTCTTATGGGAGCAGTGGAAAGTTACACGGACCTGTTATTAAAGCCAGACTATGTAGATAaaaattctttctttctgtctttattCATCAGTTTAATTTACatacaataaatattaattagaTAATATAACATGCTGGCGGGATTAAAGCTCAATGAGCTTGGCAATTCCGAACAGGTTGTTTTCGCACGTTTTTATCGGATTCAGCTGTCTGAATTATTAAAACGACTGTACATAAAGGGATGAACGGATGAAAACGATAAATGTCTATTACCTATCATGGCGAAGCTATGTAGCAAGTTTCAGTTCAGTACGATAAACCGTTTGGAAAAACACTTTCGGAATCTTGGACTTTTTAAAAGCTAAAAGTGGACAAAAGCGACCAAAACAAAAGTAGATAAAACTCGAACTTACATCTGTAAAATTTTTATGGTAAAAGCCATTCACGAAGTTTCAGTTTAACTTATAAGAACAATCTGGAAAACTACATATTTTTGTTACGGACCGACCGGTGGTAACCTGTAGTCCCCCTACTTAGTAATTAGAATTGAGCATCGGGTGTTAAAATGACACATAATTCTAacctttgaaaactgttaagaTTATATCACTAATGTTATGTGCCCGAGATCACAAATCTCAGTACGGTCAGACCTGGTAGAGCCACTCCAAGCACAGACCTACCTCCAACTAGCTCTGAAGTATTACCTGGACGATCCTATGATCCCTCTTTAGTGGGAACGGTCAAACCTAGTACCAATCGCCGTGgttgtttcattttaaaaatgaccAAATTCTCAGACCTCAATTCCCAACTTATAAGGAAACAAGaatatggatggatggatagagAAGGGGCAAAGAAGAACTTTCTTCAGAAGTAGTATATGACAATTCAGTATAGCTAGGAGATATTAAACATAACCATAAAATTGAAtaccatcgtataggtgaagtattcctaattaatatttatttgattggtgttttacgccgtactcaagaatatttcacttatgcgacgaaaacgggcagagcccgggggaaacccacgaccatccgcaggttgctgacaaaccttcccacgtacggccggaaaggaagccagcatgaactggacttgaactcacagcgaccgcattggtgaactcctgggtcatttcgctgcactagcgcgctaaccaactgagccacggaggccccccagtTAATATTACTTTAAACAAGAATGAAGTAGAAGAAATGTAAAGGCTTGTCTAATATATGTCAGCCTTCGGGTCAGGAGGTGGTATTATATCATGACTTAAGCCTAGCAGCTCATGACCAACATTTGTTGTCAAAAACAGGCTTTTCAGACCCAGGTGTCAAATAATCCAGAATATCGGTTGCCCGCACACGGGCAACATTTACTGTCCGTTTTTCAAAACAACGGTGTCTAAACATGATTTGTCATGAATTCTTGTTGTGGTTACTCGCACTGaagcaaaatttcattttttgttgcCTGGATCGTCATAGTGAAATCCCGTTTTCGAGAGCAAATGTTATGGGTGTGTGTTGGGCTTTTGTACATTGGTATGCTTGAAGACCATGTACgaatatatattgtttacagtTATAGAACGATTTCTATTCTTCGAAATGATTTGATCAATTTTACTCTAGGTGGTGTCTGCTTCAATACTATTTCTGACCATGTTCTTCAGAGCTATATGTACGAAATAATGTTagtgcgtgagtgagtgcttcggatTTAGCGTCGCACTTAgtagtttttcagtcatatgtgcccccttgttgcaggacggatttccacagctctttaatctagtgctgcttcacagacttaccgaaggcaagtaagcggccccgcccgagccattataatgatacaggccaaccagtcgttgcactatccccttcatgctgaacgccaagcgaagaagtcacaacttcctttCTTATGGTGGTAGGTGTGActtaggattgaccctggatctactgctcccgaagcggatgaaataatgtttaaagtAAACTGACCAACCAACTGAGCAAGAATGGGTTTTTCAGGCCCATGTGCTAATATATGTGTTTGTAGTGTATTTAAAGGATGACGATTTTGTAACGATTCTGCTTCCCAGGGGTCAGTTTTCAGCGATTGATCTGCACGGGCGTTGTTCTGGTGGGTTTATTCATCACCATAGAACCTCAGGTCTGGGACCTTGAGGGTAGTGGTTCGGCCTCCGGCAATGGTGGGGACACGGGGATAGGACGAGTGCTCTGGCCCATGTGTTTTGCCCTCGGATTTGTGCCAGCTGCCCTCCTCAATGTGTATATAGAACGACAAACCAAGGGCGAAGAGGTAAGCTTAGTGTCTTTGAACAGGTATTAAGCAAgctatttaaatttatttatctgattggtgttttacgctgtactcaagaatgtttcactttgacgacggtgaccagcattatggtggaaggaaactggacagagccggCGGAAAGCTATTTAAAACAACTTCATAGTACGGTGTATAACGTTTGCACATCTATATAAGACACTGTGATTTTGACCTAAAAAAGGTATGTAAGGGACTATCATTACGAGTAAATAGTGCATTTACTTAACCTGTAAGATTTTGTTGGTGGACCAATTATACTCAAATAGAAGAGactgaaaaaacattttgctgaaagtttgataaaaaaatcacaaaagctAACATAGAGCTTGCACATTAAGCTTTGTACGGAATTAAGATCCGTTAAGGCCGTTAAGATCTTATGATTTATACCAAGATGTGTGCAGAAGTGTCACGACGTTGAGTAATTTTTACAAGAGCCTTCAGTGTGGTTGCCGGATTTCTCATAACACCAACTATAGTATACTGGATCATTATCAAGTAGAAAAGAGTCACTTGATAATAATCCCGGCATGTGAATCAAAATCTTATGAGaccttttacatttaaaaaagcCTCAACTTCATTATTCTTACCTTCAATAGTCTTGTTTCGTTGACTCTCAAGGCCATATTTGCAGCCCATGACCATTGCGACGAGATCAGGGGAATGGAAACAATTGCTGAATCCTTCTCAAGGCAATGGAACTTCCCATCCTAATTACCACTGGTGccctataaatgaaaaacactCTATGTGGCGCAGCCAATAGTGGATCATTTTATAACAGCTAATGGGGGTTTCATTCGATTGCACTGATGGCACTGCGACTGCTTATTAGCAGTTTCAATAGTTACGTGTTGATGTCTATGAACGTTTCATAGAC belongs to Liolophura sinensis isolate JHLJ2023 chromosome 9, CUHK_Ljap_v2, whole genome shotgun sequence and includes:
- the LOC135474838 gene encoding uncharacterized protein LOC135474838; translated protein: MAHVRSGTNGKGVHPALKGVSTSMQTTEDGLVQWNQNYQVSASRQILPLPKEMIPPPPPLTSVKALCCHIPLRFLNSILAILTVVCNVAMNVTLPIYADAMIKAGGDVFDALVLAGVFFPVIFFAFLLASKLFCDRTQKLLPIGSFKVAILVGFLTAMNGVLVVFASPAERTPPYLQGILATTLVPFTVFFRYLVLRKGVSFQRLICTGVVLVGLFITIEPQVWDLEGSGSASGNGGDTGIGRVLWPMCFALGFVPAALLNVYIERQTKGEEAESFVFITWIQLFQAIFVVLCFWADFIPGFGTVESPALFFSKLKMALGCMFSSSDDCYGVAFKAWLFITSYCTANLFSLLLIQYAEGAIYAVIVQALVTPLATLFWTVFKPSPAFHWDPEFTTTTGFTLVGLMVISPAVVMYNYFSKKEEATPNDTIQHP